A stretch of the Nerophis ophidion isolate RoL-2023_Sa linkage group LG27, RoL_Noph_v1.0, whole genome shotgun sequence genome encodes the following:
- the atp11a gene encoding phospholipid-transporting ATPase IH isoform X6: MGMDVSTLRTLISRYCVGEENWVDSRTIYIGHKEPPPGAEAFIQQRFPDNRIVSSKYTFWNFIPKNMFEQFRRVANFYFLIIFLVQLIIDTPTSPVTSGLPLFFVITVTAIKQGYEDWLRHKADNAVNKCAVHVVQHGKVIRKQSRKLRVGDVVFVKENESFPCDLVLLSTSRDDGTCYVTTASLDGESSHKTYYAVQDTKAYNTEKEVDLIHATIECEQPQPDLYKFVGRINVYMDNDPVARPLGSENLLLRGATLKNTQYIYAVAIYTGMETKMALNYQCKSQKRSAVEKSMNAYLVVYLCILISKAIVNTVLKYAWQADPSRDEPWYNDRTELERQRHIVIRAFTDFLAFMVLFNYIIPVSMYVTVEMQKFLGSYFMMWDDEMFDEELGERTVVNTSDLNEELGQVEYVFTDKTGTLTENNMEFIECCVDGHVYVAQAICNGQVMPGSASMDMIDTSPGPGAREHEELFFRALCLCHTVQVKEEETVDSIKLGIHQGKSTSFYISSSPDEVALVEGMKRLGFTYLRLKDSHMEILNREDEIERFELLQVLTFDSNRRRMSVIVRASTGEVYLFCKGADSSIFPRVISGKVDQVRARVEHNAVEGLRTLCVAYRPLSLVQYQEVCLLLNGAKLALQDRDKRLAEAYDLIEKDLILLGATAVEDRLQEKAADTIESLHKAGMKVWVLTGDKMETAAATCYASKLFHRNTQILELTTKRTEEQSLHDVLFDLRRTVLTHHGGWTRDITGLSGDYTDYGLIIDGATLSAVMKPGQEDSNSGNYKEIFLEICRNCSAVLCCRMAPLQKAQIVKLIKTSKEHPITLAVGDGANDVSMILEAHVGIGIMGKEGRQAVRNSDYAIPKFKHLKKMLLVHGHYYYIRISELVQYFFYKNVCFIFPQFLYQFFCGFSQQPLYDTAYLTLYNISFTSLPILLYSLVEQHINMDILKKDPALYRDIAKNSLLRWQSFIYWTVLGVYDAIVMFFGAYFLFDNTTFTSNGQMFGNWTFGTLVFTVLVFTVTFKLALDTHYWTWINHFVIWGSLIFFVVFSLLWGGIIWPFLNYQRMYYVFMQMLSSGPAWLSIVLLITAGLLPDVLKKVIWRAMWPTTTERIQMKRRCLASEPSTIFMLSQTSSRISF, translated from the exons TGCGTGGGTGAGGAGAACTGGGTGGACAGCAGGACAATCTACATCGGGCACAAGGAGCCTCCCCCAGGAGCTGAAGCTTTCATACAGCAAAGATTCCCAGACAACCGAATAGTGTCCTCCAAG TACACATTTTGGAACTTCATCCCCAAGAATATGTTTGAACAGTTCAGGAGGGTCGCCAACTTCTACTTTCTCATCATATTTCTGGTTCAG TTGATCATCGACACGCCCACCAGCCCGGTCACTAGTGGACTTCCGCTCTTCTTTGTCATCACAGTTACAGCAATCAAACAA GGTTACGAGGACTGGCTGAGACATAAAGCGGACAACGCTGTCAACAAGTGTGCCGTCCACGTGGTGCAACATGGCAAAGTGATCCGCAAACAGAGTCGCAAGCTGCGG GTGGGAGACGTTGTCTTTGTAAAGGAAAATGAATCATTTCCTTGCGATCTGGTCCTGCTCTCCACATCCCGGGATGATGGGACCTGCTACGTCACCACAGCAAGCTTGGATGGGGAGAGCAGCCACAAG ACATACTATGCAGTCCAGGACACCAAAGCTTACAATACCGAAAAGGAGGTGGACTTGATCCACGCCACCATAGAATGTGAACAGCCACAGCCAGACCTCTACAA ATTTGTGGGCCGCATCAACGTCTACATGGACAACGACCCAGTGGCAAG GCCATTGGGATCAGAGAATCTCCTTCTCAGAGGAGCCACACTGAAGAACACACAGTACATTTACG CGGTCGCCATCTACACTGGAATGGAAACAAAGATGGCTCTCAACTACCAGTGCAAGTCTCAGAAGCGCTCTGCAGTCGAAAA GTCAATGAACGCCTACTTGGTGGTCTACCTGTGCATTCTCATCAGCAAGGCTATTGTCAACACAGTCCTCAAATATGCATGGCAGGCTGACCCCAGCAGAGATGAGCCCTGGTACAATGACAGGACAGAGTTAGAGAGGCAGAGACACATA GTGATTAGGGCCTTCACAGACTTCCTGGCCTTCATGGTTCTATTCAACTACATTATCCCTGTTTCCATGTACGTCACAGTGGAGATGCAGAAGTTCCTTGGCTCCTATTTCATGATGTGGGACGATGAGATGTTTGACGAGGAACTCGGAGAGAGAACAGTGGTCAACACGTCAGACCTGAACGAAGAACTGGGCCAG GTGGAATACGTGTTTACTGATAAGACAGGAACGCTGACAGAGAACAACATGGAGTTCATTGAGTGTTGTGTCGATGGACACGTTTACGTAGCCCAAGCAATCTGTAATGGACAG GTGATGCCTGGTTCAGCTAGTATGGACATGATTGACACATCACCAGGCCCTGGGGCGAGG GAGCACGAGGAGCTGTTCTTCCGAGCGCTGTGTTTATGCCACACCGTGCAGGTGAAAGAGGAGGAGACGGTAGACAGTATCAAGCTGGGCATCCATCAGGGCAAGTCCACTTCCTTTTACATCTCGTCCTCGCCAGACGAGGTGGCGCTGGTGGAGGGCATGAAGAG GCTTGGCTTCACATATTTGAGACTCAAGGACAGTCACATGGAGATATTGAACAGAGAGGATGAAATTGAGAG gTTTGAGCTGCTCCAAGTCTTGACTTTTGACTCCAATAGGCGGAGAATGAGCGTCATTGTCCGAGCCAGCACTG GTGAGGTCTACCTTTTCTGCAAAGGAGCAGACTCGTCCATCTTTCCAAGAGTCATCTCGGGCAAGGTGGATCAGGTCAGAGCTCGGGTGGAGCACAATGCAGTG GAGGGTCTGCGGACGCTGTGTGTTGCCTACCGGCCTCTCAGTCTGGTGCAGTATCAGGAGGTTTGCCTCCTGTTAAACGGGGCCAAGTTGGCACTACAAGACCGAGACAAACGACTGGCAGAGGCTTACGACCTGATTGAGAAAGATCTCATCCTGCTGGGAGCCACTGCTGTGGAGGACAG ACTGCAAGAAAAAGCGGCAGACACCATCGAGTCTCTGCACAAGGCAGGTATGAAAGTGTGGGTGCTGACCGGCGACAAGATGGAGACGGCTGCCGCCACCTGCTACGCCAGCAAGTTGTTCCATCGCAACACGCAGATCCTGGAGTTGACCACCAAGCGCACAGAGGAGCAGAGCCTTCATGATGTTCTGTTTGACCTGCGCAGAACTGTGCTCACACATCATGGTGGCTGGACCAGGGACATCACTGG TTTATCAGGTGACTACACCGACTACGGTCTCATCATCGACGGAGCCACCCTCTCGGCAGTGATGAAGCCCGGCCAGGAGGACTCCAACTCAGGGAACTACAAAGAGATTTTCCTGGAAATCTGCCGCAATTGCAGCGCGGTACTCTGCTGTCGAATGGCACCTCTTCAGAAAGCTCAG ATTGTCAAGTTGATCAAAACATCGAAGGAGCATCCGATCACACTTGCCGTTGGAGACGGTGCCAACGATGTCAGCATGATCCTCGAGGCACACGTCGGCATTG GTATCATGGGTAAGGAGGGCCGTCAAGCAGTGAGGAACAGTGACTACGCTATTCCAAAATTCAAACACCTCAAGAAGATGCTGCTTGTCCATGGACATTATTACTACATACGCATCTCTGAGCTTGTACAGTACTTCTTTTACAAG AATGTCTGCTTCATCTTTCCCCAGTTCCTCTACCAGTTTTTCTGTGGTTTCTCACAGCAG CCGCTGTATGATACAGCCTACTTGACTCTGTACAACATCAGCTTCACTTCACTGCCCATTCTGCTCTACAGTCTCGTCGAGCAGCACATCAACATGGACATCCTGAAGAAGGACCCGGCTTTGTACAG AGACATTGCCAAGAACTCGTTACTGCGCTGGCAAAGCTTTATATATTGGACTGTCTTGGGCGTATATGACGCCATTGTGATGTTCTTCGgtgcttacttcctgtttgacaACACCACCTTCACCAGCAACGGACAG ATGTTTGGAAACTGGACCTTCGGGACGCTGGTGTTTACCGTGCTGGTCTTCACGGTTACTTTCAAG CTGGCCCTGGATACTCATTACTGGACCTGGATCAACCACTTTGTCATATGGGGCTCGCTTATCTTCTTTGTTGTCTTCTCTCTGCTGTGGGGAGGAATCATCTG GCCCTTCCTCAACTATCAGAGGATGTACTATGTCTTCATGCAGATGTTGTCCAGTGGCCCGGCCTGGCTCAGCATAGTTCTGCTGATTACGGCCGGTCTGCTACCAGACGTGCTGAAGAAGGTCATTTGGAGGGCTATGTGGCCCACTACAACTGAACGTATACAG ATGAAGCGTCGGTGCCTTGCCTCTGAGCCCTCCACCATCTTTATGCTGTCTCAGACCTCCAGCAGAATCAGTTTCTAA
- the atp11a gene encoding phospholipid-transporting ATPase IH isoform X4 yields the protein MGMDVSTLRTLISRYCVGEENWVDSRTIYIGHKEPPPGAEAFIQQRFPDNRIVSSKYTFWNFIPKNMFEQFRRVANFYFLIIFLVQLIIDTPTSPVTSGLPLFFVITVTAIKQGYEDWLRHKADNAVNKCAVHVVQHGKVIRKQSRKLRVGDVVFVKENESFPCDLVLLSTSRDDGTCYVTTASLDGESSHKTYYAVQDTKAYNTEKEVDLIHATIECEQPQPDLYKFVGRINVYMDNDPVARPLGSENLLLRGATLKNTQYIYAVAIYTGMETKMALNYQCKSQKRSAVEKSMNAYLVVYLCILISKAIVNTVLKYAWQADPSRDEPWYNDRTELERQRHIVIRAFTDFLAFMVLFNYIIPVSMYVTVEMQKFLGSYFMMWDDEMFDEELGERTVVNTSDLNEELGQVEYVFTDKTGTLTENNMEFIECCVDGHVYVAQAICNGQVMPGSASMDMIDTSPGPGAREHEELFFRALCLCHTVQVKEEETVDSIKLGIHQGKSTSFYISSSPDEVALVEGMKRLGFTYLRLKDSHMEILNREDEIERFELLQVLTFDSNRRRMSVIVRASTGEVYLFCKGADSSIFPRVISGKVDQVRARVEHNAVEGLRTLCVAYRPLSLVQYQEVCLLLNGAKLALQDRDKRLAEAYDLIEKDLILLGATAVEDRLQEKAADTIESLHKAGMKVWVLTGDKMETAAATCYASKLFHRNTQILELTTKRTEEQSLHDVLFDLRRTVLTHHGGWTRDITGLSGDYTDYGLIIDGATLSAVMKPGQEDSNSGNYKEIFLEICRNCSAVLCCRMAPLQKAQIVKLIKTSKEHPITLAVGDGANDVSMILEAHVGIGIMGKEGRQAVRNSDYAIPKFKHLKKMLLVHGHYYYIRISELVQYFFYKNVCFIFPQFLYQFFCGFSQQPLYDTAYLTLYNISFTSLPILLYSLVEQHINMDILKKDPALYRDIAKNSLLRWQSFIYWTVLGVYDAIVMFFGAYFLFDNTTFTSNGQLMTTNTQMMFGNWTFGTLVFTVLVFTVTFKLALDTHYWTWINHFVIWGSLIFFVVFSLLWGGIIWPFLNYQRMYYVFMQMLSSGPAWLSIVLLITAGLLPDVLKKVIWRAMWPTTTERIQMFAGLGYVPALLDNADKLYKGQLSEFTPLDRRRSSSTNRSRPNPPRTNWSCLRANTLSRNTS from the exons TGCGTGGGTGAGGAGAACTGGGTGGACAGCAGGACAATCTACATCGGGCACAAGGAGCCTCCCCCAGGAGCTGAAGCTTTCATACAGCAAAGATTCCCAGACAACCGAATAGTGTCCTCCAAG TACACATTTTGGAACTTCATCCCCAAGAATATGTTTGAACAGTTCAGGAGGGTCGCCAACTTCTACTTTCTCATCATATTTCTGGTTCAG TTGATCATCGACACGCCCACCAGCCCGGTCACTAGTGGACTTCCGCTCTTCTTTGTCATCACAGTTACAGCAATCAAACAA GGTTACGAGGACTGGCTGAGACATAAAGCGGACAACGCTGTCAACAAGTGTGCCGTCCACGTGGTGCAACATGGCAAAGTGATCCGCAAACAGAGTCGCAAGCTGCGG GTGGGAGACGTTGTCTTTGTAAAGGAAAATGAATCATTTCCTTGCGATCTGGTCCTGCTCTCCACATCCCGGGATGATGGGACCTGCTACGTCACCACAGCAAGCTTGGATGGGGAGAGCAGCCACAAG ACATACTATGCAGTCCAGGACACCAAAGCTTACAATACCGAAAAGGAGGTGGACTTGATCCACGCCACCATAGAATGTGAACAGCCACAGCCAGACCTCTACAA ATTTGTGGGCCGCATCAACGTCTACATGGACAACGACCCAGTGGCAAG GCCATTGGGATCAGAGAATCTCCTTCTCAGAGGAGCCACACTGAAGAACACACAGTACATTTACG CGGTCGCCATCTACACTGGAATGGAAACAAAGATGGCTCTCAACTACCAGTGCAAGTCTCAGAAGCGCTCTGCAGTCGAAAA GTCAATGAACGCCTACTTGGTGGTCTACCTGTGCATTCTCATCAGCAAGGCTATTGTCAACACAGTCCTCAAATATGCATGGCAGGCTGACCCCAGCAGAGATGAGCCCTGGTACAATGACAGGACAGAGTTAGAGAGGCAGAGACACATA GTGATTAGGGCCTTCACAGACTTCCTGGCCTTCATGGTTCTATTCAACTACATTATCCCTGTTTCCATGTACGTCACAGTGGAGATGCAGAAGTTCCTTGGCTCCTATTTCATGATGTGGGACGATGAGATGTTTGACGAGGAACTCGGAGAGAGAACAGTGGTCAACACGTCAGACCTGAACGAAGAACTGGGCCAG GTGGAATACGTGTTTACTGATAAGACAGGAACGCTGACAGAGAACAACATGGAGTTCATTGAGTGTTGTGTCGATGGACACGTTTACGTAGCCCAAGCAATCTGTAATGGACAG GTGATGCCTGGTTCAGCTAGTATGGACATGATTGACACATCACCAGGCCCTGGGGCGAGG GAGCACGAGGAGCTGTTCTTCCGAGCGCTGTGTTTATGCCACACCGTGCAGGTGAAAGAGGAGGAGACGGTAGACAGTATCAAGCTGGGCATCCATCAGGGCAAGTCCACTTCCTTTTACATCTCGTCCTCGCCAGACGAGGTGGCGCTGGTGGAGGGCATGAAGAG GCTTGGCTTCACATATTTGAGACTCAAGGACAGTCACATGGAGATATTGAACAGAGAGGATGAAATTGAGAG gTTTGAGCTGCTCCAAGTCTTGACTTTTGACTCCAATAGGCGGAGAATGAGCGTCATTGTCCGAGCCAGCACTG GTGAGGTCTACCTTTTCTGCAAAGGAGCAGACTCGTCCATCTTTCCAAGAGTCATCTCGGGCAAGGTGGATCAGGTCAGAGCTCGGGTGGAGCACAATGCAGTG GAGGGTCTGCGGACGCTGTGTGTTGCCTACCGGCCTCTCAGTCTGGTGCAGTATCAGGAGGTTTGCCTCCTGTTAAACGGGGCCAAGTTGGCACTACAAGACCGAGACAAACGACTGGCAGAGGCTTACGACCTGATTGAGAAAGATCTCATCCTGCTGGGAGCCACTGCTGTGGAGGACAG ACTGCAAGAAAAAGCGGCAGACACCATCGAGTCTCTGCACAAGGCAGGTATGAAAGTGTGGGTGCTGACCGGCGACAAGATGGAGACGGCTGCCGCCACCTGCTACGCCAGCAAGTTGTTCCATCGCAACACGCAGATCCTGGAGTTGACCACCAAGCGCACAGAGGAGCAGAGCCTTCATGATGTTCTGTTTGACCTGCGCAGAACTGTGCTCACACATCATGGTGGCTGGACCAGGGACATCACTGG TTTATCAGGTGACTACACCGACTACGGTCTCATCATCGACGGAGCCACCCTCTCGGCAGTGATGAAGCCCGGCCAGGAGGACTCCAACTCAGGGAACTACAAAGAGATTTTCCTGGAAATCTGCCGCAATTGCAGCGCGGTACTCTGCTGTCGAATGGCACCTCTTCAGAAAGCTCAG ATTGTCAAGTTGATCAAAACATCGAAGGAGCATCCGATCACACTTGCCGTTGGAGACGGTGCCAACGATGTCAGCATGATCCTCGAGGCACACGTCGGCATTG GTATCATGGGTAAGGAGGGCCGTCAAGCAGTGAGGAACAGTGACTACGCTATTCCAAAATTCAAACACCTCAAGAAGATGCTGCTTGTCCATGGACATTATTACTACATACGCATCTCTGAGCTTGTACAGTACTTCTTTTACAAG AATGTCTGCTTCATCTTTCCCCAGTTCCTCTACCAGTTTTTCTGTGGTTTCTCACAGCAG CCGCTGTATGATACAGCCTACTTGACTCTGTACAACATCAGCTTCACTTCACTGCCCATTCTGCTCTACAGTCTCGTCGAGCAGCACATCAACATGGACATCCTGAAGAAGGACCCGGCTTTGTACAG AGACATTGCCAAGAACTCGTTACTGCGCTGGCAAAGCTTTATATATTGGACTGTCTTGGGCGTATATGACGCCATTGTGATGTTCTTCGgtgcttacttcctgtttgacaACACCACCTTCACCAGCAACGGACAG CTAATGACAACCAACACACAGATG ATGTTTGGAAACTGGACCTTCGGGACGCTGGTGTTTACCGTGCTGGTCTTCACGGTTACTTTCAAG CTGGCCCTGGATACTCATTACTGGACCTGGATCAACCACTTTGTCATATGGGGCTCGCTTATCTTCTTTGTTGTCTTCTCTCTGCTGTGGGGAGGAATCATCTG GCCCTTCCTCAACTATCAGAGGATGTACTATGTCTTCATGCAGATGTTGTCCAGTGGCCCGGCCTGGCTCAGCATAGTTCTGCTGATTACGGCCGGTCTGCTACCAGACGTGCTGAAGAAGGTCATTTGGAGGGCTATGTGGCCCACTACAACTGAACGTATACAG ATGTTTGCAGGCCTCGGCTATGTTCCTGCTCTTTTGGAT
- the atp11a gene encoding phospholipid-transporting ATPase IH isoform X5 produces MGMDVSTLRTLISRYCVGEENWVDSRTIYIGHKEPPPGAEAFIQQRFPDNRIVSSKYTFWNFIPKNMFEQFRRVANFYFLIIFLVQLIIDTPTSPVTSGLPLFFVITVTAIKQGYEDWLRHKADNAVNKCAVHVVQHGKVIRKQSRKLRVGDVVFVKENESFPCDLVLLSTSRDDGTCYVTTASLDGESSHKTYYAVQDTKAYNTEKEVDLIHATIECEQPQPDLYKFVGRINVYMDNDPVARPLGSENLLLRGATLKNTQYIYAVAIYTGMETKMALNYQCKSQKRSAVEKSMNAYLVVYLCILISKAIVNTVLKYAWQADPSRDEPWYNDRTELERQRHIVIRAFTDFLAFMVLFNYIIPVSMYVTVEMQKFLGSYFMMWDDEMFDEELGERTVVNTSDLNEELGQVEYVFTDKTGTLTENNMEFIECCVDGHVYVAQAICNGQVMPGSASMDMIDTSPGPGAREHEELFFRALCLCHTVQVKEEETVDSIKLGIHQGKSTSFYISSSPDEVALVEGMKRLGFTYLRLKDSHMEILNREDEIERFELLQVLTFDSNRRRMSVIVRASTGEVYLFCKGADSSIFPRVISGKVDQVRARVEHNAVEGLRTLCVAYRPLSLVQYQEVCLLLNGAKLALQDRDKRLAEAYDLIEKDLILLGATAVEDRLQEKAADTIESLHKAGMKVWVLTGDKMETAAATCYASKLFHRNTQILELTTKRTEEQSLHDVLFDLRRTVLTHHGGWTRDITGLSGDYTDYGLIIDGATLSAVMKPGQEDSNSGNYKEIFLEICRNCSAVLCCRMAPLQKAQIVKLIKTSKEHPITLAVGDGANDVSMILEAHVGIGIMGKEGRQAVRNSDYAIPKFKHLKKMLLVHGHYYYIRISELVQYFFYKNVCFIFPQFLYQFFCGFSQQPLYDTAYLTLYNISFTSLPILLYSLVEQHINMDILKKDPALYRDIAKNSLLRWQSFIYWTVLGVYDAIVMFFGAYFLFDNTTFTSNGQLMTTNTQMMFGNWTFGTLVFTVLVFTVTFKLALDTHYWTWINHFVIWGSLIFFVVFSLLWGGIIWPFLNYQRMYYVFMQMLSSGPAWLSIVLLITAGLLPDVLKKVIWRAMWPTTTERIQNADKLYKGQLSEFTPLDRRRSSSTNRSRPNPPRTNWSCLRANTLSRNTS; encoded by the exons TGCGTGGGTGAGGAGAACTGGGTGGACAGCAGGACAATCTACATCGGGCACAAGGAGCCTCCCCCAGGAGCTGAAGCTTTCATACAGCAAAGATTCCCAGACAACCGAATAGTGTCCTCCAAG TACACATTTTGGAACTTCATCCCCAAGAATATGTTTGAACAGTTCAGGAGGGTCGCCAACTTCTACTTTCTCATCATATTTCTGGTTCAG TTGATCATCGACACGCCCACCAGCCCGGTCACTAGTGGACTTCCGCTCTTCTTTGTCATCACAGTTACAGCAATCAAACAA GGTTACGAGGACTGGCTGAGACATAAAGCGGACAACGCTGTCAACAAGTGTGCCGTCCACGTGGTGCAACATGGCAAAGTGATCCGCAAACAGAGTCGCAAGCTGCGG GTGGGAGACGTTGTCTTTGTAAAGGAAAATGAATCATTTCCTTGCGATCTGGTCCTGCTCTCCACATCCCGGGATGATGGGACCTGCTACGTCACCACAGCAAGCTTGGATGGGGAGAGCAGCCACAAG ACATACTATGCAGTCCAGGACACCAAAGCTTACAATACCGAAAAGGAGGTGGACTTGATCCACGCCACCATAGAATGTGAACAGCCACAGCCAGACCTCTACAA ATTTGTGGGCCGCATCAACGTCTACATGGACAACGACCCAGTGGCAAG GCCATTGGGATCAGAGAATCTCCTTCTCAGAGGAGCCACACTGAAGAACACACAGTACATTTACG CGGTCGCCATCTACACTGGAATGGAAACAAAGATGGCTCTCAACTACCAGTGCAAGTCTCAGAAGCGCTCTGCAGTCGAAAA GTCAATGAACGCCTACTTGGTGGTCTACCTGTGCATTCTCATCAGCAAGGCTATTGTCAACACAGTCCTCAAATATGCATGGCAGGCTGACCCCAGCAGAGATGAGCCCTGGTACAATGACAGGACAGAGTTAGAGAGGCAGAGACACATA GTGATTAGGGCCTTCACAGACTTCCTGGCCTTCATGGTTCTATTCAACTACATTATCCCTGTTTCCATGTACGTCACAGTGGAGATGCAGAAGTTCCTTGGCTCCTATTTCATGATGTGGGACGATGAGATGTTTGACGAGGAACTCGGAGAGAGAACAGTGGTCAACACGTCAGACCTGAACGAAGAACTGGGCCAG GTGGAATACGTGTTTACTGATAAGACAGGAACGCTGACAGAGAACAACATGGAGTTCATTGAGTGTTGTGTCGATGGACACGTTTACGTAGCCCAAGCAATCTGTAATGGACAG GTGATGCCTGGTTCAGCTAGTATGGACATGATTGACACATCACCAGGCCCTGGGGCGAGG GAGCACGAGGAGCTGTTCTTCCGAGCGCTGTGTTTATGCCACACCGTGCAGGTGAAAGAGGAGGAGACGGTAGACAGTATCAAGCTGGGCATCCATCAGGGCAAGTCCACTTCCTTTTACATCTCGTCCTCGCCAGACGAGGTGGCGCTGGTGGAGGGCATGAAGAG GCTTGGCTTCACATATTTGAGACTCAAGGACAGTCACATGGAGATATTGAACAGAGAGGATGAAATTGAGAG gTTTGAGCTGCTCCAAGTCTTGACTTTTGACTCCAATAGGCGGAGAATGAGCGTCATTGTCCGAGCCAGCACTG GTGAGGTCTACCTTTTCTGCAAAGGAGCAGACTCGTCCATCTTTCCAAGAGTCATCTCGGGCAAGGTGGATCAGGTCAGAGCTCGGGTGGAGCACAATGCAGTG GAGGGTCTGCGGACGCTGTGTGTTGCCTACCGGCCTCTCAGTCTGGTGCAGTATCAGGAGGTTTGCCTCCTGTTAAACGGGGCCAAGTTGGCACTACAAGACCGAGACAAACGACTGGCAGAGGCTTACGACCTGATTGAGAAAGATCTCATCCTGCTGGGAGCCACTGCTGTGGAGGACAG ACTGCAAGAAAAAGCGGCAGACACCATCGAGTCTCTGCACAAGGCAGGTATGAAAGTGTGGGTGCTGACCGGCGACAAGATGGAGACGGCTGCCGCCACCTGCTACGCCAGCAAGTTGTTCCATCGCAACACGCAGATCCTGGAGTTGACCACCAAGCGCACAGAGGAGCAGAGCCTTCATGATGTTCTGTTTGACCTGCGCAGAACTGTGCTCACACATCATGGTGGCTGGACCAGGGACATCACTGG TTTATCAGGTGACTACACCGACTACGGTCTCATCATCGACGGAGCCACCCTCTCGGCAGTGATGAAGCCCGGCCAGGAGGACTCCAACTCAGGGAACTACAAAGAGATTTTCCTGGAAATCTGCCGCAATTGCAGCGCGGTACTCTGCTGTCGAATGGCACCTCTTCAGAAAGCTCAG ATTGTCAAGTTGATCAAAACATCGAAGGAGCATCCGATCACACTTGCCGTTGGAGACGGTGCCAACGATGTCAGCATGATCCTCGAGGCACACGTCGGCATTG GTATCATGGGTAAGGAGGGCCGTCAAGCAGTGAGGAACAGTGACTACGCTATTCCAAAATTCAAACACCTCAAGAAGATGCTGCTTGTCCATGGACATTATTACTACATACGCATCTCTGAGCTTGTACAGTACTTCTTTTACAAG AATGTCTGCTTCATCTTTCCCCAGTTCCTCTACCAGTTTTTCTGTGGTTTCTCACAGCAG CCGCTGTATGATACAGCCTACTTGACTCTGTACAACATCAGCTTCACTTCACTGCCCATTCTGCTCTACAGTCTCGTCGAGCAGCACATCAACATGGACATCCTGAAGAAGGACCCGGCTTTGTACAG AGACATTGCCAAGAACTCGTTACTGCGCTGGCAAAGCTTTATATATTGGACTGTCTTGGGCGTATATGACGCCATTGTGATGTTCTTCGgtgcttacttcctgtttgacaACACCACCTTCACCAGCAACGGACAG CTAATGACAACCAACACACAGATG ATGTTTGGAAACTGGACCTTCGGGACGCTGGTGTTTACCGTGCTGGTCTTCACGGTTACTTTCAAG CTGGCCCTGGATACTCATTACTGGACCTGGATCAACCACTTTGTCATATGGGGCTCGCTTATCTTCTTTGTTGTCTTCTCTCTGCTGTGGGGAGGAATCATCTG GCCCTTCCTCAACTATCAGAGGATGTACTATGTCTTCATGCAGATGTTGTCCAGTGGCCCGGCCTGGCTCAGCATAGTTCTGCTGATTACGGCCGGTCTGCTACCAGACGTGCTGAAGAAGGTCATTTGGAGGGCTATGTGGCCCACTACAACTGAACGTATACAG